Proteins encoded by one window of Acidimicrobiales bacterium:
- the murI gene encoding glutamate racemase: MDDRPIGIFDSGFGGLTVARALIDLLPEEDVVYFGDTGRYPYGPKPLDDVREYARQVTALLVERHDVKMVVAACNTAAAAALDLLRFEHDVPIVGVIDPGLRAAVAVTRNRRVGVIGTVGTIGSGAYQRANVAHRTGVELHCCACPGFVEFVERGETDSEQVHVLAERLLAPLREAGVDTVLLGCTHYPFLARTIGDVMGREVVLVSSAEETAFEVRTILDDTGLVRRSGGKGTHRFVSSGDVDEFKRLGSRLLGPELAEAEAWAWG; this comes from the coding sequence GTGGACGATCGGCCGATCGGGATCTTCGACAGCGGCTTCGGCGGCCTCACCGTGGCCCGCGCCCTGATCGACCTGCTGCCCGAGGAGGACGTCGTCTACTTCGGCGACACGGGCCGCTACCCGTACGGGCCCAAGCCCCTGGACGACGTGCGGGAGTACGCCCGCCAGGTGACGGCCCTGCTGGTCGAGCGCCACGACGTGAAGATGGTCGTGGCCGCGTGCAACACGGCGGCGGCGGCCGCCCTCGACCTCCTGCGCTTCGAGCACGACGTGCCGATCGTGGGCGTGATCGACCCCGGCCTGCGTGCCGCGGTCGCGGTGACGCGTAACCGGCGGGTGGGCGTGATCGGCACGGTCGGGACCATCGGCTCGGGCGCCTATCAGCGGGCCAACGTCGCCCACCGGACCGGCGTCGAGCTGCACTGCTGTGCCTGCCCGGGCTTCGTGGAGTTCGTGGAGAGGGGCGAGACCGACAGCGAGCAGGTGCACGTTCTGGCCGAGCGGCTGCTGGCGCCGCTGCGGGAGGCCGGCGTGGACACCGTGCTGCTGGGCTGCACGCACTACCCGTTCCTGGCCCGCACCATCGGCGACGTGATGGGCCGGGAGGTGGTGCTCGTGTCGTCGGCCGAGGAGACGGCGTTCGAGGTGCGGACCATCCTGGACGACACCGGACTGGTGCGCCGCAGCGGCGGCAAGGGGACGCACCGCTTCGTGTCCTCGGGCGACGTGGACGAGTTCAAGCGCCTCGGGTCCCGCCTGCTCGGTCCCGAGCTGGCCGAGGCGGAGGCGTGGGCGTGGGGCTGA
- a CDS encoding cysteine synthase family protein: protein MAVYASVLDLIGNTPLVDVSQLSANPRSRILVKLEGQNPAGSVKDRVALFMVQQAEKEGRLTPGQTIVESSSGNTGIGLALVARVKGYRLKIVLPENVSEERKQLLGIWGAEIVTTPGTEGSNGAMRRAQELAAEHPEWWFPFQYGNEANPRAHYEGTGPEIWRDCPEVTHLVAGLGTSGTLVGVGRFLKERNPDVQVWAVEPPAGEMVDGLKNFDEGFVPPIFEANGGADLLDRKMIVRPRESLEEVRRLIDVGVFAGISSGAVLAGASRCASQMDDAVIVAIVPDGGWKYLSTGAWTDDLDVVTERARRTVYF from the coding sequence GTGGCCGTCTACGCCAGCGTCCTCGACCTGATCGGCAACACGCCGCTGGTCGACGTGTCGCAGCTGAGCGCCAACCCGCGCTCGCGCATCCTCGTGAAGCTGGAAGGCCAGAACCCGGCCGGCTCGGTGAAGGACCGGGTGGCGCTGTTCATGGTCCAGCAGGCCGAGAAGGAGGGGCGGCTGACGCCCGGGCAGACGATCGTCGAGTCGTCGTCGGGCAACACCGGGATCGGGCTGGCCCTGGTGGCCAGGGTGAAGGGCTACCGGCTCAAGATCGTGCTCCCGGAGAACGTGTCGGAGGAGCGCAAGCAGCTACTGGGGATCTGGGGCGCCGAGATCGTCACGACACCCGGGACGGAGGGCTCCAACGGCGCCATGCGCCGGGCCCAGGAGCTGGCCGCGGAGCACCCCGAGTGGTGGTTCCCGTTCCAGTACGGCAACGAGGCCAACCCCCGGGCCCACTACGAGGGCACCGGCCCCGAGATCTGGCGGGACTGCCCCGAGGTGACGCACCTGGTCGCCGGCCTCGGCACCAGCGGCACGCTCGTCGGCGTCGGGCGGTTCCTCAAGGAGCGCAACCCCGACGTGCAGGTGTGGGCGGTGGAGCCCCCGGCGGGCGAGATGGTGGACGGGCTCAAGAACTTCGACGAGGGCTTCGTCCCGCCCATCTTCGAGGCCAACGGCGGCGCCGACCTCCTGGACCGCAAGATGATCGTGCGGCCCCGCGAGTCCCTGGAGGAGGTGCGCCGCCTGATCGACGTCGGCGTGTTCGCGGGCATCTCGTCGGGCGCCGTCCTGGCCGGCGCCAGCCGCTGCGCGTCCCAGATGGACGACGCGGTGATCGTCGCCATCGTCCCCGACGGCGGCTGGAAGTACCTCTCCACCGGCGCCTGGACCGACGACCTCGACGTCGTCACCGAGCGGGCCAGGCGAACCGTCTACTTCTGA
- a CDS encoding ubiquitin-like small modifier protein 1, giving the protein MPVEVRLPTILRQHAGGQASVRANGSTLNEVFEDLVRQFPGLAGQVVTDDGTLHRFVNVYRNDDDVRYLEKLETEVSDDDVISILPAVAGGAGG; this is encoded by the coding sequence GTGCCGGTCGAAGTGCGCCTGCCCACCATCCTGCGCCAGCACGCCGGTGGTCAGGCCTCGGTCAGGGCCAACGGTTCCACGCTCAACGAGGTGTTCGAGGACCTGGTCCGCCAGTTCCCGGGCCTGGCCGGCCAGGTCGTCACCGACGACGGGACGCTCCACAGGTTCGTGAACGTCTACCGCAACGACGACGACGTCCGGTACCTGGAGAAGCTGGAGACCGAGGTCTCCGACGACGACGTGATCTCGATCCTGCCCGCCGTGGCCGGGGGGGCGGGCGGCTAG
- a CDS encoding M67 family metallopeptidase → MLRLSAHVRRQMVDHCLAALPEEGCGLLGGTPDPAEATVCYPTRNVEASARLYTVDPLQHLKADRDAEARGLELIGVFHSHTHTDAYPSPTDIAQAPDPGWHYVLVSLKYADPVVRSFRIVDGKVDEEPVTVGGAVAPPVES, encoded by the coding sequence ATGCTGCGCCTCTCCGCCCACGTCCGCCGCCAGATGGTCGACCACTGCCTCGCCGCCCTCCCCGAGGAGGGCTGCGGGCTGCTCGGAGGCACCCCCGACCCGGCCGAGGCCACGGTCTGCTACCCGACGCGCAACGTGGAGGCGTCGGCCCGGCTCTACACCGTCGACCCCCTCCAGCACCTGAAGGCCGACCGGGACGCCGAGGCGCGGGGCCTGGAGCTGATCGGCGTGTTCCACTCGCACACCCACACCGACGCCTACCCGTCGCCCACGGACATCGCCCAGGCGCCCGATCCCGGGTGGCACTACGTGCTCGTCTCCCTGAAGTACGCCGATCCCGTCGTGCGCTCGTTCCGGATCGTCGACGGGAAGGTCGACGAGGAGCCGGTCACCGTCGGTGGAGCGGTGGCCCCGCCGGTAGAATCCTGA
- the smpB gene encoding SsrA-binding protein SmpB, with protein MAAKQSKSPKGPRPVAQNRKARHDYDVLSTFECGIALQGSEVKSIRDGKVQLRDAFARVQDGEVWLHGVHVSPYAMATGFGAHDPERVRKLLLHRREIDELRERTQQESLTLVPLAIYFKDGRAKVELALARGRKTYDKRHAIAARDAAREADRAVAPRRRVD; from the coding sequence ATGGCCGCCAAGCAGTCGAAATCGCCGAAGGGCCCGCGCCCGGTCGCCCAGAACCGCAAGGCGCGCCACGACTACGACGTCCTTTCGACGTTCGAGTGCGGCATCGCCCTCCAGGGCAGCGAGGTGAAGTCGATCCGCGACGGCAAGGTCCAGCTCCGGGACGCCTTCGCCCGCGTCCAGGACGGCGAGGTGTGGCTGCACGGGGTCCACGTGTCGCCCTACGCCATGGCCACCGGCTTCGGCGCCCACGACCCCGAACGGGTGCGCAAGCTGCTCCTCCACCGGCGGGAGATCGACGAGCTGCGGGAGCGCACCCAGCAGGAGTCGCTCACCCTCGTCCCCCTGGCGATCTACTTCAAGGACGGCCGGGCCAAGGTCGAGCTCGCCCTGGCCCGGGGCCGCAAGACCTACGACAAGCGCCACGCCATCGCCGCCCGGGACGCCGCCCGCGAAGCCGACCGGGCCGTCGCCCCGAGGCGGCGGGTGGATTAA
- a CDS encoding ArsI/CadI family heavy metal resistance metalloenzyme yields MSRVQLALNVSDVDEAVAFYSKLFAAEPAKRRPGYANFAIAEPPLKLVLIENPAAAGTLNHLGVEVASAGEVTAAGARLAGQGLATATEEDVTCCYAVQDKVWVDGPDATPWEVYTVLADAETPDGRPAESTSCGAGACCGSSTATTGEVCCS; encoded by the coding sequence ATGTCCCGAGTCCAGCTCGCCCTCAACGTGTCCGACGTCGACGAGGCGGTCGCCTTCTACTCGAAGCTGTTCGCCGCCGAGCCGGCCAAGCGGCGGCCCGGCTACGCCAACTTCGCAATCGCCGAGCCGCCTCTCAAGCTGGTCCTCATCGAGAACCCGGCGGCGGCGGGCACCCTGAACCACCTCGGGGTCGAGGTCGCCTCTGCCGGCGAGGTCACCGCCGCCGGGGCCCGCCTGGCCGGCCAGGGCCTGGCCACCGCCACCGAGGAGGACGTCACCTGTTGCTACGCCGTGCAGGACAAGGTGTGGGTCGACGGCCCGGACGCCACGCCGTGGGAGGTGTACACGGTGCTGGCCGACGCCGAGACGCCCGACGGCCGGCCGGCCGAGTCGACGTCGTGCGGTGCGGGCGCCTGCTGCGGCAGCTCGACCGCGACCACCGGGGAGGTGTGCTGCTCATGA
- a CDS encoding metalloregulator ArsR/SmtB family transcription factor — protein sequence MELRVIEACCSPIGDAVLAASEAEELASAFKVLADPVRLRLLSIIANCDEACACDLTGPVGRSQPTISHHLAVLTDAGLVSREKRGRWAYYRVVPERLAVLRAALGG from the coding sequence ATGGAGCTGAGGGTCATCGAAGCGTGCTGCAGCCCGATCGGCGATGCCGTCCTCGCCGCCTCGGAGGCCGAGGAGCTGGCCTCCGCCTTCAAGGTGCTCGCCGACCCGGTCCGGCTCCGCCTGCTGTCGATCATCGCCAACTGCGACGAGGCGTGCGCCTGCGACCTCACCGGGCCGGTGGGGCGCAGCCAGCCCACCATCAGCCACCACCTCGCCGTCCTCACCGACGCCGGCCTGGTCAGCCGGGAGAAGCGGGGCAGGTGGGCGTACTACCGGGTGGTCCCCGAGCGCCTGGCCGTCCTGCGCGCCGCCCTGGGCGGCTGA
- a CDS encoding DUF2277 domain-containing protein produces MCRSIVTLRGEDEATDAEVRAAALQFVRKVSGHRTPSRANQEAFDRAVAEVAAATRRLLDDLVAPPGARPPAMARSRVVARQKSAGGGG; encoded by the coding sequence ATGTGCCGGAGCATCGTGACACTGCGGGGCGAGGACGAGGCGACCGACGCCGAGGTCCGCGCCGCCGCCCTCCAGTTCGTGCGCAAGGTCAGCGGCCACCGCACGCCGTCGCGGGCCAACCAGGAGGCGTTCGACCGGGCCGTGGCGGAGGTGGCGGCCGCCACCCGCCGCCTGCTGGACGACCTGGTGGCTCCCCCCGGCGCCCGCCCGCCAGCCATGGCCCGCAGCCGCGTCGTCGCCCGCCAGAAGTCGGCCGGGGGCGGCGGCTAG
- a CDS encoding cation transporter, with protein MRTTPAPAGSTGAAGAPDRSGHAHDPVPPGAGEQAAALAGSRAEAVRRARRLNVATIGWNAVEGVVAVTAGVAAGSVSLVGFGLDSAIEVSAAVILALHLRREGAGACMQESDRRATRAIGVSFGLLAVYVAVESVRELVTTGRPEASVPGLAMAVLSLLVMPWLARAKRRLAPALGSRAVEADATQTNLCALLSGVLVVGLGANALFDWWWADPLAGLAIAAVAAREAVTTWRAESLEDTCCA; from the coding sequence GTGAGGACGACGCCGGCGCCCGCCGGGTCGACCGGGGCCGCAGGCGCTCCCGACCGGTCGGGGCACGCGCACGACCCCGTCCCGCCCGGCGCCGGCGAGCAGGCGGCCGCCCTGGCCGGCAGCCGGGCGGAGGCGGTGCGACGGGCCCGCCGGCTGAACGTCGCGACCATCGGGTGGAACGCCGTCGAGGGAGTGGTCGCCGTCACCGCCGGCGTCGCCGCCGGGTCGGTGAGCCTGGTCGGGTTCGGCCTCGACTCGGCCATCGAGGTGTCCGCCGCCGTGATCCTCGCCCTGCACCTGCGGCGGGAGGGCGCCGGCGCGTGCATGCAGGAGAGCGACCGCCGGGCGACCCGGGCGATCGGCGTCAGCTTCGGCCTGCTGGCCGTCTACGTCGCCGTGGAGTCGGTGCGTGAGCTGGTCACGACGGGCCGCCCCGAGGCGAGTGTCCCCGGGCTGGCGATGGCGGTCCTGTCGCTGCTCGTGATGCCGTGGCTGGCCCGGGCCAAGAGGCGGCTGGCGCCTGCCCTCGGCTCGCGGGCGGTGGAGGCCGACGCCACCCAGACGAACCTGTGCGCCCTGCTGTCGGGCGTGCTGGTCGTCGGCTTGGGCGCCAACGCCCTGTTCGACTGGTGGTGGGCCGACCCGTTGGCGGGGCTCGCCATCGCCGCCGTCGCCGCCAGGGAGGCGGTCACCACGTGGCGGGCGGAGTCGCTCGAGGACACCTGCTGCGCGTGA
- a CDS encoding ferredoxin: MALSVWIDQDLCTGDGLCVDHCPEVFVLLEDGIAYVREGEHVFNDPGMSDGLAAVPGGRERDVVHAAEDCPGECIFIESG; this comes from the coding sequence GTGGCGCTGAGCGTGTGGATCGACCAGGACCTGTGCACGGGCGACGGCCTGTGCGTCGACCACTGCCCCGAGGTGTTCGTGCTCCTCGAGGACGGCATCGCCTACGTGCGGGAGGGTGAGCACGTCTTCAACGACCCCGGCATGTCGGACGGCCTGGCCGCCGTCCCCGGCGGCCGCGAGCGCGACGTCGTGCACGCCGCCGAGGACTGCCCCGGGGAGTGCATCTTCATCGAGAGCGGCTGA